The following is a genomic window from Capnocytophaga stomatis.
TTTTGAAAGGTTATTCTTTCATTATTGATAAAAAATAGCAAGCTATTTTAGGAAAGAAACAAAAAGGCTGTGCAAAACTCCAAGAAATTTTCCACACAGCCTTTTTGGTGGGAAAATATTATTTGTCAGAAACCAAGTAGCACGAAACTAACCAATGATTCTGCTGGTCGCCTGTGTTGGACGTTGCAGGAATTACAATTTCCAAAGAATGGTTGCCTTTTTTCAAGTTGCCAAGTTTCACATTTTCAGGAACTACCGAAGAACCCGGGCACCAATTGGAACGTGATAAATCGGATGAGGCTAATCGCTCCTCAACGGCTTTTTTTACGCGTTCACGATTTTCGTTGTAAGCAATTGCTGTATCTTTTTTAGTCCAAACTCCTGAAGAAGGATTAAAACGACGGAAAGAAGCACAATCATCACGCCAAGGAATGAAGTCAATTACTTTTTTCGTATCAAAATACACCGAATTATTGATTTTTGTAAACTCGTCACCACCGGAATGCCCTCCGTGACCCGTAGTTATATAGTATAATTCTGCATTTTTGATGTCTTTTTTCAGATTTATAGTGTGTTTTAGGCTTGTTTTAGCGAAAAGGTCTGGTATTTTTTGTCCGTTTACGTAATAAATTGTGTTAATTAAGGGAGTTACGACTTTTTTAGGGCGAGGTCTGCCAGAATACGTCAAAGATACATCGGCAAGATAACCTTTATCTGTCCAAGTATCAATCCAAATTCCGATGTAGAATGTTCCCGTAAGCAGAGATTCTAACTGAGAAACATCTTGTGTCCAAACCACTTTTTCTTCCCATTTTGGAACAGAAACGGGGCGGTAATAACGCATATTTGGGAATTTTGATTCATCACTGTAATGCCCCACACCGAAAGGAGTCATAAAACGCAATACCTCAATTGGCAAATCATATCCAGAAACTGATTTAATTCCGTTATAATCATTATTATGCCCGCTTTCAGAAGGTAATTTTTTGCTTCCTTGAGCTACATTGATAACATTTATCAAATCTTCATTTTTGAAAACGAAACACGAACCTGATTTGTCCCAAGTGTCTCCATTAGAGCGAATTGTAACGGAAACGGAAACATCTGTACCTTTGCGATATTCGGGGACAGTTACTTTTTTAACCAATAATCGTCCTTGTTGCAGACGGATAATTCCAGAGGGAGTTTCTGCTTTGTCAGCAAAGTTGATAAGTGCATTTTCAAAAACTTTGATAGTTTTCGCCTCTTGAGCGGTGGAGTAAATAGCAAAACACAAAGTTAATAAGCTAAAAATAAATCGTTTCATATGAAAATATAATTAATTAATCACAAATGAGCGTCAAAATTACGAAAAAATGAACTCTTACCGAAAAAAATTACTTTTTTATTTTTGGAAGAACTTTTTGTTTATTTGCGAAAAAAATTGTATCTTCGGTGCGATAAAAAAAGCTATTTATGGAAATTTTTGATAATATGGATTTCTTTTTGAAAGGATTTTGGTTTGTTGCGATTCCAACAACGGTAATATTTTTGATTCAAACGGTGATGACTTTTATTGGAGCAAATGCTTCCGATGGTCTTGAAGCTGATTTTGACGGAGATTTTGATGGTGGAGATGCACCTTTTCAAGTTTTTTCAGTGCGAAATTTAATCAACTTTTTGCTCGGATTCAGTTGGACAGGAATTACGTTTTATCATCTGATTGACAGCAAAATACTACTGACTTTCGTGGCTATTGCCGTGGGGTGTTTGTTTGTGTATTTATTCTTTTTGGTAATTCGCGTTTTGATGCGTTTGGCTGAAGATAATTCGTTTAAAATCAGTGAAACAATTGGAAAAATAGCTGAGGTTTATATTCCAATTCCCGAGCGAAAATCGGGTAGAGGGAAAGTTACTTTGAGCGTCAGAGGAACGCTGCGGGAACTTGATGCAATGACTGAAGGGGAACGTATTGCTTCCAATTCCGTGGTGAAAATTCTTCGGGAAGAAAATGGGATTCTGGTCGTTGAAAAAGCATAAAAAAAAGCCGAATATTCAAAAATATTCGGCTTTTTTCTTAATTGAAAATCCATTTGTATAATCCTGAAAAAGTGGTTATTATAAGCCAAATCAGCAAACAGATTAATATCAGAACGGTAACAACCCCGATGGTTGTCCATAACGCTCGTTTGTTGACCTGCTGAATGACCTTTTTATCATCATTTACAAAACCAACAATCAGTTCAAAATTGTTTTTATAAGAACGATGCACAAAATCAAGCACTATTCCTGCATACGGAATTAACCCTATAAGTATGTCTATCAATGAATTAAGTAAGATAGCCATAGTCAATCGGTAGGATTTTACCTTAACAGCCGCCACATACAGAAATGAATAGCTAAAAAACTGAGTTGCAATATCTCCAACAATGGGAATTAAGCCAATAATTCCGTCGAGATAATAATCGTCCATCCATTTCTTTGTATTTTTGATGATTTGATAATGAACGCTTTTTTCTATTTCCAGTTTTTTTAATTCTTTTCGTGTTTTATGTTTTTCTTCTAAATTCAAATTTCTTTTTTGTTGTTATTTATCAAAATTCTTTTTGTTTTTTACGTCTTTGTCGGTAAGTGCAATTTTTATCACCTCGTCCATTTCGGTAACGTAGTGGAACGTAAGTCCTTTCAGATATTCTTCCTTGATTTCCAAGATATCTTTTTCATTTTCTTTACAAAGGACAATTTCCTTTATTCCAGCTCGTTTTCCTGCCAAAATTTTCTCTTTAATTCCTCCAACGGGAAGAACTTTGCCTCGAAGAGTAATTTCTCCGGTCATTGCCAAGTGTTTTTTCACGCGTTTCTGAGTGAAAAGAGACATTAACGAAGTAAGCATTGTAATTCCCGCACTCGGTCCATCTTTTGGAGTAGCTCCTTCAGGAACGTGAATGTGAATATTGTAATTTTCAAATAGCTTAGAATCAAGATTGTATAAATCTGAATTTGCTTTGATGTATTCCAAGGCAATGGTTGCAGATTCTTTCATTACTTGTCCTAAATTTCCTGTTATGTTGAGTGTTCCTTTTCCTTTTGATAAGGTAGATTCAATGAAGAGAATGTCTCCTCCAACGCTCGTCCAAGCCAGTCCTGTGACTACGCCTGCAACGCCATTATCTTCATATTTATCTCGTTCCATTCGGGCAGGACCCAAAATTTTGGTTATGTCATCAAGGGAAATTTTTACGTTGTAATCCTCTTCCAAAGCGATGGATTTGGCTCTGTTTCGCACTACTTTTGCTATTTGTTTTTCAAGTCCGCGAACTCCCGATTCACGCGTGTAACCTTCCACAATGCGTTCAATTTCTTTTTTACCTAATTGAATATCAGATGATTTTAATCCGTGTTCTTCAATTTGTTTAGGAAGCAAATGCCTTTTGGTTATTTCAATTTTTTCTTCAATTGTATAACCTGTTACATTAATGATTTCCATACGGTCACAAAGAGCCGGTTGGATACTTCCCAAATCATTGGCTGTTGCAACAAACATCACTTTGGATAGGTCATAGCCCATTTCAAGGAAATTGTCATAAAATTCTTTATTTTGTTCAGGGTCAAGTACTTCTAACATAGCGGAAGAAGGGTCGCCTGAATGATGGCTGCCTAACTTATCAATCTCGTCGAGTACAAAAACGGGATTTGATGTTTTTGCTTTTTTAAGAAGTTGCAAGATACGTCCTGGCATCGCACCGATGTAAGTTTTTCTGTGTCCGCGTATTTCTGCCTCGTCACGCAAACCTCCGAGCGACATACGCACGTATTCTCGGTTTAGTGCCTTGGCGATAGACCTTCCCAATGAAGTTTTCCCCACACCCGGCGGTCCGTAAAAACATAAAATAGGAGATTTCATATCATTACGTAACTTTAATACGGCTAAATATTCGATGATTCGGCGTTTGACTTCTTCCAATCCGTAGTGGTCTTGGTCAAGGATTCGTTGGGCTCGTTTCAGGTCGAAATTATCTTTTGAGAATTCATTCCAAGGAAGTTCCAAGATGACTTCCAAGTAATTACGCTGAATACCGTAATCAGGACTTTGCGGATTCGTTCTCTGTAATTTACTTAATTCTTTTTCAAAATGTTCCCCAATTTTGGCGTCCCATTTTTTTGTTTTGGCTTTTGCTCTAAGTTCGTCAATTTCAGCTTCATAAGATACTCCTCCTAATTCCTCTTGAATTGTTCGCATCTGTTGCTGCAAGAAATAATCACGTTGTTGCTTATCCAAATCAAAGCGTACTTTTGATTGAATATCATTGCGGAGTGTTAATCTCTGAAGTTCTACATTCAGATATTTTAAAACTGCTAAAGCTCTGTCTTTTAAATCGTTTATTTGTAATATTTCTTGTTTTTCTTCAACAGAAGCATTCATATTTGACGAAACAAAGTTTATCAGAAACGAGTTGCTTTCAATGTTTTTGATAGCAAAAGTAGCCTCTGACGGCAAATTAGGATTTTCGCGAATGATTTGAATAGCCAAATCTTTTATAGAATCAATGATTGCATTGAATTCTTTATCTTCTTGCAAAGGTTTTGTTTCGGTTACTTCCTTGATTGTGGCTGTTATGTAAGGTTTTTCTTCTAAAATGGTATCTATTTCGAAGCGTTTTTTTCCTTGTATGATGATAGTTACGTTTCCGTCAGGCATTTTCAAAACTCGTAAGATACGGGCTACTGTACCCAAGTGGTAAATATCGTCACCTTTCGGGAATTCTGTATTTTCATTGATTTGGGCAACTACTCCGATGGTTTTTGAGCCTTCATTAGCTTCATTGATTAACCGAACGGAAGCATCTCGCCCTGCGGTAATTGGAATCACAACTCCGGGGAATAAAACCATATTTCGCAAAGGCAAAATAGGCAAGGATTGAGGCAAAGATTCATTTTGTATTTCTTCCTCATCTTCGGGCGTCATTAGTGGGATGAATTCTGCATCACTATCTAAGGATTCTGGCGAAAAACTGTCAAAATTTCCTATAATCATTTCTATACTATTTATACGTGCCATTATGTCAGAAGTAATTAAAAATTCCTGACAAATGAAAATTATTTTATATTAATACATATCTGTATATCAGTATATTATTTATTTTTATACACCGATATGCACATATCTCTTGCAATTGTTATGCCAATGATGAAAACAAAAAATGTAACTTTTTTAGTTTGGTTGGGGAAAAAGAAATCAGCTGAAGGAAACCATAGCCTCATAGAAATCTACTTCGTCTATGCCCATATTTTGGCAAACCCATTTGGCTCCTTCCACGTTTATAACTTCCTGTGGCTGAATGTTTTTTAATAGAAGTTGTCCTTCGTCGGTTAGTAAGAATAATGATTTTCCATCTGTTTGATAATCAGGAGTTTTGTATTCCAGCTTACGAACTGGGTTTTCGGAGGTTTTAACTATGTTTTTGAGTAAAGAATCCTCCTCGTTGTAGATTAAAATTCCTCCTTTGGTGAGGCTATCAATGAAATTGCTGTATTTTTCAGAATTTTCTTCCGAAGAAATTCCTGTAATCAAAGCTACTGTAGGCTGATAGGAAAGAAATTTTGCCTGAGAATTACTATTTGAGATGAGATTTTCATCACCTTCAATCAATACGAATTCAGCATCTTCAATGAGTTGAAATTGTTTTCCATTTATCGGATTTTCAAGGAAGTAACTAACAGGAACATCGTGGAAATTCATCGTATGTAGCACCATTGCAAGAACGTTTTCCTTTCCTTTGCTTCCTGTTATGACCACGCGGGTTTTATTTTTGAAATATTCGTGAATAAATTCAGGGTAAAAGATGGTTTTTAGTCCTAAATTGCTGGCTTTTAGTATGTCAGGGTGAGTTTCTGAAATCTCTGTGCTTACAACTACAAGGTCAATTTCAGTTGTTATCTCCTCATTTTTTGATGTAACTATGTCCGTTTTTGAAAGTTCAGACATTAAATTTTGTAATACAATATCTTCACTGAATATAAAATGTACTCGCATTTTCAATTGGTTATAAAGAATAAAAAATATCCGCAAAAATAATCTTTTATAATGTATTTTACAATATAGATACTTGTTACAAAACAAACATTTTGTTGAAAAATTATGTTATTTCTAATTTTCTATTTGTTTTTCAAAAAGATAGCCTACTTTTGTGCTTCAATATTCTTCAAATAAAAAGATAAAAGATATGAGAGCGAAAGATTTACTTGCAATAGCCGATAAGTTTGGTTGCCCTGTGTATGTTTATGATGCAAATAAAATCGTATCACAATATGAGCGGTTGTCTTCGGCTTTTAAAAATGTCCCGAAATTACAAATAAACTATGCTGTGAAGGCTCTGTCGAATGTTTCTGTTCTGAAATTATTAAAAAACTTAGGCAGTGGGCTGGATACGGTATCCATTCAGGAGGTAAAATTAGGATTATTGGCGGGTTTTGCTCCCGAACAGATTATTTTCACGCCTAACGGGGTGTCATTGGAGGAAATTGAGGAGGCTTCGGCATTGGGAGTTCAGGTAAACATAGATAATCTTTCCTTTTTGGAACAATTTGGAAGCAAATACCCACATATTCCTATCTGTGTGCGAATTAATCCGCACGTGATGGCAGGCGGAAATGCCAATATTTCGGTTGGGCATATCGATAGCAAATTCGGAATCAGCATACACCAAATTCCGCATATTTTGCGAATTGTTGAAAATACCAAAATGAAAATAAACGGAATCCATATGCATACGGGAAGCGACATTTTGGATATTGACGTGTTCCTTTATGCTGCCGAAATTCTGTTTGAAACCGCAATGCACTTCAAGGATTTGGATTTTATCGACTTCGGGAGCGGATTTAAAGTACCTTATAAAGAGGGAGATATACAAACCAACATCGAAGAACTTGGCGAAAAACTCTCCGCACGATTTTTGGAGTTCTGCAAAGAATATGGCAAGGACTTAACTTTAGCTTTTGAGCCTGGGAAATTCTTGGTGAGCGAGGCAGGATTTTTCTTGGCGAAAGTAAATGTTGTAAAACAAACCACATCAACCGTTTTTGCGGGGGTGGATACAGGCTTCAACCATTTAATACGCCCGATGCTTTACGGAGCAACTCACCAAATTGAGAATATTTCAAATCCTGAGGGAAGAAAACGCTTTTATTCGGTGGTGGGATACATTTGTGAGACAGATACTTTTGCGTCAAACCGACAAATTGCCGAAATATCGGAAGGAGATATTCTCTGCTTTAAAAATGCGGGGGCTTATTGCTATACTATGGCAAGCAATTACAATTCACGATTGCGTCCGGCAGAGGTACTTTGGTACAATGACAAAGCACATCTTATCCGAAAGGCAGAAACTTTTGATGATTTGGTAAAAAATCAAATCCTGTTAGATGTTTTATAAAATTCACAACTAAAATAAACTCTCTTTCTGCTGAAAATAACCATTTTAAGTTTGAAAATAAGCTAATCACAATCTACGTCAAACAAAAAATCTCTGTAATTAATACAGAGATTTTTTATTAATACTACCTAAAAGCTGCTTTTTACTTGCTTTTACCTTCCCCAAGCTCTTTCGGAGCTTCTTCAGTTGGGTTTTCTCCTTTCAAATAAGTAGGTAAATTAAGCCCCGCCATATTAAATAAATCATTAAGAGGCGGTACGGTTTTCATCATTCCCGATACGAAATTGGCTGTGGAATTATTTCCGTTCTCATTATTACCCGAATCCCAAACAGTAATTTTATCGATTTTGATATTTTTAACCGCTTCCACTTGAGTTTTAACAAGTTCAGGCAATTTTTCAATTAATAGTAACTGGAAGGCTTTCGTAGGGTCGCCACCGGCAGCATTTACCACATCTTTATAACCTTCGGCTTGCTTGGTAAGGATTTCATACAAACCTTTTGCTTCAGCTTCCATCTTAGCATAAATGGCGTCGGCTTCTCCTTTTGCTTTTTCACGGATACGTTCTGCTTCGGCTTGGGCTTCGATAACTGCTTGTTGCTTAGCGATTTCCGTAGGAACGATAATATTAGCTATTTGTGTGGAACGCTCTCTTTCCGAACGGGCTAACTCGGCTTTCTGCTCGGCAAGATAGGCTTCTTCCAAGGCTTTGGCTTGTTGTACCTTTTCGGCGGTAATTGCTACCCGCAATGCTTCCGCTTCTTTTTCCCTACGTGTAGCTTCCGAATTGGCAATGGCAATTTTAGCCTCGTTTTCTCCTTTTATGGCGATGGCATTAGCTTCCGAAATTTTGATACGGCTATCTCTTTGAGCTTCGGCACGACCGATAGATTCAAATTTTTGAGCCTCTGCAATACCGATAGCCTCATCTTTGCGAGCTTCGGCAATGCTGATTTCCTTATCTTTCTGCGTAATGGCGATTTTTACGTCCCTATCGCGATGTGTTTCTGCTATTTGAGTATCTTTTTCTCGGTCGGCGAGGGCTTTTCCCGTTTCCCCGATTTTTTCTTGTTCGGCAACGCTGATTTTTGCCTCGTTGATGGCTTTGGCTGCGGCTTCTTTCCCGAGAGCTTCAATGTAGCCGGACTCATCTTTGATATCCGTAACGTTTACGTTGATGAGTTTCAGACCTATTTTTTTCAATTCGCTATCAACATTTTTGGAAATGTTATCCAAAAACTTATCACGGTCGGAATTAATCTCCTCAATGGTCATTGTAGCAATCACCAAGCGTAATTGTCCGAACAAAATATCCTTTGCAAGCTCCTGAATTTGCTCCGGAGATAGCCCGAGCAAACGTTCAGCGGCTGCGTTCATATTTTCGGCTTCGGTGGAAATGGCAATAGTGAACCGGCAGGGAACATCTACTCGGATATTTTGGCGTGAAAGTGCATTGGTTAGGTTGGCTTCAATGGAAAGCGGACGCAAATCCAAATAAGCAAAGTCTTGAATTACAGGCCACACGAAAGCACCACCTCCGTGAATACACTTAGCCGAGCTTCCGCCGGTTTTTCCGTAAATTACTAAAATTTTGTCAGACGGACAACGCTTATAACGTGCCACAAGCGAGGAGATAGTCACAAAAATTACAATTGCGAGAATCACAACAAGTCCGATAGGAGAAATTAATGCATCCATATAATTTAAAAAATTTAAAGTTGATTATTTAATATAAATTAAGTGTGCTAATGTACAATTTTTATACAATTTGAATCATAAAAAAGTAAAAAAATTTTCATAATAACCCGCCCGAAGCTCCTTTTTAGGAGGATTTACCATATTTGCGGAAGGCTTGAATAGTTTGATAATAACCATACCCTATAAAAATACGACCTATAAATAAGAAGAGATAAGCTAAACCATTTAACTCCACACCAAAAGGTTCTATATCTTTCCAACGAGTTACATTTATTACCTCTAAAAAATGTTTTAGGAAGTTATCCCAAGCATCAAGACTACGAATATCCCATTCAAGAGAATTATGAAGAGAAATTAAAATACAAAGATAAAATATAAATGCTACCGTAATAGTAAAAAGCAACCCTCTTGACCAACTTGTACCATAATTATTAGATATTTTATTAAGAAGTAACATAAATCTATCTTTATGCCAGAAAGATTTTTCTTTTAATTCTTTCTCGTAAACGTCCATCTCCTTTTTATAAAACTCAAGTCCTTCTATACGATTATCTTCTTTATAAAAAGCATTTTTAATAGTACGATAAGTCTCTCGTATTTTAGCATATACTGACGGTTCTACTTTTTTATCACCAAAATCATTAATATATTTTTCATATTGAGATAAGTTTTCATCTCCTTCTATCTTAATATTCCAAAAACGGAGATTGCAATGATGAAAATTACTACGTGAAATATCCAAACATTTCTTAAAAGTAGCTCCTTCAAAACTGATGAAAGTATTAGAACCTATCTTACAATGCAAAAATTGGGTTTCTTGCTCAAAAATAACATTTGAAAATAATACTTTATTTTGAAAATCTATACTGTCAAAACATATAGCATCTTTAAAATAAGTTTTACCAGAAAAATCTATAATATCTTTAAATGTAACATAGTGAAAATAAGTATTTTTTTCAAATTGAACATCTGAAAATTTAGTTATTGATAAAAATTGAGCACCTAAAAAATTGGCTTTAGAAAAAAAAATAGTTTCAGAAAAATAAGTCCACCATAAAAATTTAGTATTTTGAAAAATGACTTCAGATAAAAATTTACTTTCTGAGAAATCAACAATACTTTCAAATTCAACATCTGAAAAATTAGCTTCCTTTTTAAATCTGGTTTTTAAAAAATTTACTTCTTGTTTGAATTGTGTAGCCAAAAAGTTGACATCTTGTATAAAAACACAACTAGAAAAATTAACCTCCTTATTAATTGTTTTTCCTTGAATATAAATTTCTTTTGTAATAATAAATTTATTCTCCTCATATTTCTTTCTAAACTTATTTATTATGGTAAATAAACTCTCATCCTTTGGTAAATTATGCAACCAAACCTCATCTTCTCCTGTTTCAGGATTTTTTTCTATTTTTTGGATATATTTTTCTAAATCGTCATTCATAAAAATCATCTTTTACCTACTTAAAACTATCTTTTAGCTACTTTTAATCTCCTAAAACCTACTTTTAATTAGCTTTTTCATAATTAAAAGTACCTTTAACCTCCTAAAAACTACCTAATAGCGAGTTATAAACTGCTTTAACCTTATTAAAACTATCCTTTAGCTCATTATAACTCCCTTTAGGCTGGTTTTTACTCCCTTATTGCGGGGCAGATTCATCTTTATCTTTCTTTCTCATTGATGGTCGCCCAGAGAATCGTGTTTTTAGGTCATCGTAAATAGTTT
Proteins encoded in this region:
- a CDS encoding NfeD family protein — its product is MEIFDNMDFFLKGFWFVAIPTTVIFLIQTVMTFIGANASDGLEADFDGDFDGGDAPFQVFSVRNLINFLLGFSWTGITFYHLIDSKILLTFVAIAVGCLFVYLFFLVIRVLMRLAEDNSFKISETIGKIAEVYIPIPERKSGRGKVTLSVRGTLRELDAMTEGERIASNSVVKILREENGILVVEKA
- a CDS encoding DUF4112 domain-containing protein — encoded protein: MNLEEKHKTRKELKKLEIEKSVHYQIIKNTKKWMDDYYLDGIIGLIPIVGDIATQFFSYSFLYVAAVKVKSYRLTMAILLNSLIDILIGLIPYAGIVLDFVHRSYKNNFELIVGFVNDDKKVIQQVNKRALWTTIGVVTVLILICLLIWLIITTFSGLYKWIFN
- the lon gene encoding endopeptidase La produces the protein MIIGNFDSFSPESLDSDAEFIPLMTPEDEEEIQNESLPQSLPILPLRNMVLFPGVVIPITAGRDASVRLINEANEGSKTIGVVAQINENTEFPKGDDIYHLGTVARILRVLKMPDGNVTIIIQGKKRFEIDTILEEKPYITATIKEVTETKPLQEDKEFNAIIDSIKDLAIQIIRENPNLPSEATFAIKNIESNSFLINFVSSNMNASVEEKQEILQINDLKDRALAVLKYLNVELQRLTLRNDIQSKVRFDLDKQQRDYFLQQQMRTIQEELGGVSYEAEIDELRAKAKTKKWDAKIGEHFEKELSKLQRTNPQSPDYGIQRNYLEVILELPWNEFSKDNFDLKRAQRILDQDHYGLEEVKRRIIEYLAVLKLRNDMKSPILCFYGPPGVGKTSLGRSIAKALNREYVRMSLGGLRDEAEIRGHRKTYIGAMPGRILQLLKKAKTSNPVFVLDEIDKLGSHHSGDPSSAMLEVLDPEQNKEFYDNFLEMGYDLSKVMFVATANDLGSIQPALCDRMEIINVTGYTIEEKIEITKRHLLPKQIEEHGLKSSDIQLGKKEIERIVEGYTRESGVRGLEKQIAKVVRNRAKSIALEEDYNVKISLDDITKILGPARMERDKYEDNGVAGVVTGLAWTSVGGDILFIESTLSKGKGTLNITGNLGQVMKESATIALEYIKANSDLYNLDSKLFENYNIHIHVPEGATPKDGPSAGITMLTSLMSLFTQKRVKKHLAMTGEITLRGKVLPVGGIKEKILAGKRAGIKEIVLCKENEKDILEIKEEYLKGLTFHYVTEMDEVIKIALTDKDVKNKKNFDK
- a CDS encoding flotillin family protein, encoding MDALISPIGLVVILAIVIFVTISSLVARYKRCPSDKILVIYGKTGGSSAKCIHGGGAFVWPVIQDFAYLDLRPLSIEANLTNALSRQNIRVDVPCRFTIAISTEAENMNAAAERLLGLSPEQIQELAKDILFGQLRLVIATMTIEEINSDRDKFLDNISKNVDSELKKIGLKLINVNVTDIKDESGYIEALGKEAAAKAINEAKISVAEQEKIGETGKALADREKDTQIAETHRDRDVKIAITQKDKEISIAEARKDEAIGIAEAQKFESIGRAEAQRDSRIKISEANAIAIKGENEAKIAIANSEATRREKEAEALRVAITAEKVQQAKALEEAYLAEQKAELARSERERSTQIANIIVPTEIAKQQAVIEAQAEAERIREKAKGEADAIYAKMEAEAKGLYEILTKQAEGYKDVVNAAGGDPTKAFQLLLIEKLPELVKTQVEAVKNIKIDKITVWDSGNNENGNNSTANFVSGMMKTVPPLNDLFNMAGLNLPTYLKGENPTEEAPKELGEGKSK
- a CDS encoding PNGase F N-terminal domain-containing protein, with the protein product MKRFIFSLLTLCFAIYSTAQEAKTIKVFENALINFADKAETPSGIIRLQQGRLLVKKVTVPEYRKGTDVSVSVTIRSNGDTWDKSGSCFVFKNEDLINVINVAQGSKKLPSESGHNNDYNGIKSVSGYDLPIEVLRFMTPFGVGHYSDESKFPNMRYYRPVSVPKWEEKVVWTQDVSQLESLLTGTFYIGIWIDTWTDKGYLADVSLTYSGRPRPKKVVTPLINTIYYVNGQKIPDLFAKTSLKHTINLKKDIKNAELYYITTGHGGHSGGDEFTKINNSVYFDTKKVIDFIPWRDDCASFRRFNPSSGVWTKKDTAIAYNENRERVKKAVEERLASSDLSRSNWCPGSSVVPENVKLGNLKKGNHSLEIVIPATSNTGDQQNHWLVSCYLVSDK
- the lysA gene encoding diaminopimelate decarboxylase, whose amino-acid sequence is MRAKDLLAIADKFGCPVYVYDANKIVSQYERLSSAFKNVPKLQINYAVKALSNVSVLKLLKNLGSGLDTVSIQEVKLGLLAGFAPEQIIFTPNGVSLEEIEEASALGVQVNIDNLSFLEQFGSKYPHIPICVRINPHVMAGGNANISVGHIDSKFGISIHQIPHILRIVENTKMKINGIHMHTGSDILDIDVFLYAAEILFETAMHFKDLDFIDFGSGFKVPYKEGDIQTNIEELGEKLSARFLEFCKEYGKDLTLAFEPGKFLVSEAGFFLAKVNVVKQTTSTVFAGVDTGFNHLIRPMLYGATHQIENISNPEGRKRFYSVVGYICETDTFASNRQIAEISEGDILCFKNAGAYCYTMASNYNSRLRPAEVLWYNDKAHLIRKAETFDDLVKNQILLDVL
- a CDS encoding Mur ligase domain-containing protein, with the translated sequence MSELSKTDIVTSKNEEITTEIDLVVVSTEISETHPDILKASNLGLKTIFYPEFIHEYFKNKTRVVITGSKGKENVLAMVLHTMNFHDVPVSYFLENPINGKQFQLIEDAEFVLIEGDENLISNSNSQAKFLSYQPTVALITGISSEENSEKYSNFIDSLTKGGILIYNEEDSLLKNIVKTSENPVRKLEYKTPDYQTDGKSLFLLTDEGQLLLKNIQPQEVINVEGAKWVCQNMGIDEVDFYEAMVSFS
- a CDS encoding pentapeptide repeat-containing protein, with translation MNDDLEKYIQKIEKNPETGEDEVWLHNLPKDESLFTIINKFRKKYEENKFIITKEIYIQGKTINKEVNFSSCVFIQDVNFLATQFKQEVNFLKTRFKKEANFSDVEFESIVDFSESKFLSEVIFQNTKFLWWTYFSETIFFSKANFLGAQFLSITKFSDVQFEKNTYFHYVTFKDIIDFSGKTYFKDAICFDSIDFQNKVLFSNVIFEQETQFLHCKIGSNTFISFEGATFKKCLDISRSNFHHCNLRFWNIKIEGDENLSQYEKYINDFGDKKVEPSVYAKIRETYRTIKNAFYKEDNRIEGLEFYKKEMDVYEKELKEKSFWHKDRFMLLLNKISNNYGTSWSRGLLFTITVAFIFYLCILISLHNSLEWDIRSLDAWDNFLKHFLEVINVTRWKDIEPFGVELNGLAYLFLFIGRIFIGYGYYQTIQAFRKYGKSS